From Phosphitispora fastidiosa, one genomic window encodes:
- the gatC gene encoding Asp-tRNA(Asn)/Glu-tRNA(Gln) amidotransferase subunit GatC, whose translation MLTKKQVEHVALLGRLELSDAEKETYATQLSEILEYFEALNKLDTENIPPTAHVLPLKNVFREDKVFEHLDNEKGLANAPAKEGNSFKVPRIL comes from the coding sequence ACCAAGAAACAGGTTGAACATGTAGCTCTACTGGGCAGGCTGGAATTATCAGATGCTGAAAAGGAAACCTATGCGACCCAGCTGAGCGAGATTCTGGAGTATTTTGAGGCTTTAAATAAACTTGATACAGAGAATATTCCGCCTACAGCCCATGTTCTTCCCCTTAAAAATGTTTTCAGGGAGGACAAGGTGTTTGAGCACCTCGATAATGAAAAAGGCCTGGCAAATGCGCCGGCAAAGGAAGGAAACAGTTTTAAGGTGCCCCGGATTCTATAA
- the gatA gene encoding Asp-tRNA(Asn)/Glu-tRNA(Gln) amidotransferase subunit GatA, whose product MQFNALTAHELHDKLANKEISSVELTQAVFKRIDEVEEKVRTLVTQTRDKALGKAAEVDAKIGRGEVIGPLEGIPVVIKDNMCTEGILTTCSSKMLHNFVPPYDATVVEKLKEAGAIIIGKSNMDEFAMGSSTENSRFFATRNPWDTDRVPGGSSGGSAAAVAADETIYSLGSDTGGSIRQPASFCGVVGLKPTYGAVSRYGLIAFASSLDQIGPFAKDVRDCARVFGTIAGHDSKDSTSAEFAVPDYTSFLTGDVKGLRVGIPKEYFVEGTDSGVKELINNAIKKFEELGAVCEETSLPHSEYALPVYYIIAPAEASSNLARYDGVRYGYRDESAEDIVTMFMRTRSEGFGTEVKRRIMLGTYALSSGYYDAYYLKALKVRTLIKQDFDRAFANFDILISPTAPTPAFKFGEKSDDPMQMYLSDVFTISVNLAGIPGITIPCGFVNGLPVGLQLMGRPFGEGTLFRAAYAFEQNTGFHLSRPKL is encoded by the coding sequence TTGCAGTTCAATGCACTAACCGCACATGAACTTCATGATAAATTAGCCAATAAAGAGATCAGCTCAGTAGAGCTTACTCAGGCTGTTTTTAAGAGGATTGATGAAGTTGAAGAAAAGGTAAGGACTTTGGTTACCCAGACCAGGGACAAAGCCCTGGGGAAAGCCGCTGAAGTTGATGCCAAAATTGGCCGTGGCGAGGTAATCGGCCCATTGGAAGGAATTCCGGTGGTCATCAAAGACAACATGTGTACAGAAGGTATTTTAACCACATGTTCTTCGAAAATGCTCCATAATTTTGTGCCTCCATATGATGCGACTGTTGTCGAAAAATTAAAAGAGGCCGGCGCAATCATAATCGGGAAATCTAACATGGATGAGTTTGCCATGGGTTCCTCAACCGAAAACTCAAGGTTTTTTGCCACCCGCAACCCTTGGGATACAGACCGGGTTCCTGGAGGCTCCAGCGGCGGCAGTGCAGCAGCGGTTGCTGCAGATGAGACCATCTACTCCCTGGGTTCAGATACCGGCGGTTCTATCAGGCAGCCGGCCTCCTTCTGTGGTGTGGTGGGACTTAAGCCCACTTATGGCGCTGTCTCCAGATATGGGTTGATAGCTTTTGCCTCTTCTCTGGACCAGATTGGCCCCTTTGCCAAAGATGTCAGGGATTGTGCCCGGGTATTTGGTACAATTGCCGGACACGACTCTAAGGATTCCACTTCAGCGGAATTTGCCGTACCTGATTACACTTCATTCCTTACCGGTGATGTAAAGGGTTTGAGAGTAGGTATTCCCAAAGAGTACTTTGTTGAAGGTACAGACTCCGGAGTTAAGGAACTGATAAATAATGCCATCAAAAAATTCGAAGAGCTCGGCGCTGTCTGTGAGGAGACCTCACTGCCGCATTCCGAATATGCACTGCCGGTATATTATATCATTGCTCCGGCAGAAGCCAGTTCAAACCTGGCCAGGTATGACGGAGTCAGGTATGGTTACCGGGATGAGTCAGCTGAAGATATTGTGACCATGTTTATGCGGACCAGAAGTGAGGGGTTCGGAACTGAGGTCAAGCGAAGGATTATGCTTGGTACATATGCTCTCAGTTCGGGGTATTATGATGCTTATTACCTCAAAGCGCTGAAAGTGAGGACTCTTATTAAGCAAGACTTTGACAGGGCCTTTGCAAACTTTGATATTCTGATTTCACCTACCGCCCCGACACCGGCATTTAAATTCGGTGAAAAATCAGATGACCCGATGCAGATGTACTTGTCTGACGTATTTACGATTTCCGTGAACCTGGCAGGTATTCCCGGGATAACAATTCCGTGCGGCTTTGTGAACGGGCTTCCTGTAGGGCTGCAGCTCATGGGCAGACCTTTCGGTGAAGGCACCTTATTCAGGGCGGCTTATGCCTTTGAGCAGAATACCGGGTTTCATTTAAGCAGACCTAAACTTTGA
- the gatB gene encoding Asp-tRNA(Asn)/Glu-tRNA(Gln) amidotransferase subunit GatB, which translates to MATQYEIVIGLEVHSELKTASKIFCCSSTEFGGDPNTHICPVCLGLPGVLPVTNKKVVEFGIKAGLALNCTIAEYSKFDRKNYYYPDLPKNYQISQYDLPIAEHGYLDITVDGQQKRIGITRVHMEEDAGKLVHEGETMAASRYSLVDYNRTGVPLVEIVSEPEISSPEEARLYLEKMKAILQYTEVSDCKMEEGSLRCDANISVRPVGQKEFGTRTELKNMNSFRALQKALEYEAERQIEVLEDGGRVIQETRTWDEARGITLSMRSKEEAHDYRYFPDPDLVPMVISPQWIEEIRQTLPELPDARKERYARDYALPLYDAEVITGSKELSDYFDEGLKYTANAKALSNWVMGELLKYINTSGMSVADFDFPIPPANLAELIELIDSGDISGKIAKDVFAGMQEKGERPSVIIEARGLKQISDAGAIAAVIDEVIAKNPQSVEDFRNGKDKAIGFLVGQVMKATKGQANPGVVNQLLRDKM; encoded by the coding sequence ATGGCGACACAGTATGAGATAGTTATCGGCCTGGAGGTTCATTCTGAACTCAAGACAGCTTCAAAGATTTTCTGCTGTTCTTCAACTGAATTCGGAGGGGATCCTAACACACATATCTGTCCTGTTTGTCTGGGACTGCCGGGTGTCCTGCCGGTTACCAATAAAAAGGTTGTTGAATTTGGCATCAAGGCAGGGCTGGCCTTGAATTGCACCATAGCTGAGTACAGCAAATTTGACAGGAAAAACTATTACTATCCGGACCTGCCCAAGAACTATCAAATTTCCCAGTATGACCTGCCCATAGCCGAACATGGGTATCTTGATATTACTGTTGATGGGCAGCAGAAGAGAATTGGTATTACCAGGGTCCATATGGAAGAGGATGCCGGTAAACTGGTCCATGAGGGTGAGACTATGGCTGCATCACGTTATTCACTGGTGGACTATAACAGGACGGGTGTTCCTCTTGTAGAGATTGTTTCTGAGCCAGAAATCAGTTCACCGGAGGAAGCCAGGCTCTATCTGGAGAAAATGAAGGCAATCCTGCAGTATACCGAAGTTTCTGACTGCAAGATGGAAGAAGGGTCCCTAAGGTGTGATGCCAACATCTCGGTCAGACCGGTAGGACAAAAAGAGTTTGGGACAAGGACTGAACTAAAGAACATGAATTCCTTCCGGGCGCTCCAGAAGGCCCTGGAATACGAAGCTGAACGGCAGATTGAAGTGCTTGAGGACGGGGGCAGAGTAATCCAGGAAACAAGAACCTGGGACGAGGCCAGGGGAATTACTCTCTCAATGCGCAGTAAAGAAGAAGCCCATGATTACAGGTATTTTCCCGATCCGGACCTGGTTCCCATGGTGATTTCCCCACAATGGATCGAAGAAATCAGGCAGACACTTCCGGAACTGCCGGATGCCCGCAAAGAGAGATATGCCAGAGATTATGCCTTACCTCTGTATGATGCGGAAGTGATTACGGGCTCTAAGGAACTGTCCGACTACTTTGATGAGGGACTGAAATACACCGCTAATGCCAAGGCCCTGAGCAATTGGGTGATGGGTGAATTGCTGAAATATATCAACACCTCCGGAATGAGTGTGGCCGATTTTGATTTCCCCATACCGCCTGCTAACCTTGCCGAACTGATTGAACTTATTGACAGTGGTGATATCAGCGGAAAGATAGCCAAGGATGTATTTGCAGGCATGCAGGAAAAGGGGGAACGGCCTTCAGTGATAATTGAGGCCAGAGGCTTGAAGCAGATTAGTGATGCAGGCGCCATTGCGGCTGTTATAGATGAGGTTATTGCCAAGAACCCACAGTCGGTAGAAGATTTTAGAAACGGAAAAGACAAGGCCATTGGTTTCCTGGTAGGTCAGGTAATGAAGGCAACCAAAGGCCAGGCAAATCCGGGTGTGGTTAATCAACTGCTTAGGGATAAAATGTAG
- a CDS encoding S1 family peptidase yields MEKIRSALDKHRNKLLAMKNVVGVGVGYKETVRASTGEPKQGIVVLVRHKFPENELEAQHIVPKDIDGVVTDVIEVGDIRLLGAIDRTKRGGPAQPGMSIGHYKITAGTFGAVVKDRKTRELLILSNNHVLANSSNGRDNRAKIGDPILLPGPHDGGLMDKDLIGRLHRFQPVDKTLNQSSCPKAAAAEFWANVACRFMAPHYVVKFLRESSTGNTIDAALAKPENPKKLNAELLEIGKITGVAEAEPGMTIIKSGRTTGVTKGTVKVVNATVSVEMGDGTEAEFHDQILASEMSQGGDSGALGVDDKRRAVGLLFAGSDKVTVFNKIQNVMDKMDITF; encoded by the coding sequence GTGGAAAAGATTCGTTCCGCTCTTGACAAGCATCGGAACAAGCTGCTGGCAATGAAAAATGTGGTAGGAGTGGGAGTCGGATATAAGGAAACTGTTCGCGCCTCAACGGGTGAGCCTAAGCAGGGTATTGTAGTCCTGGTAAGGCATAAGTTCCCCGAAAATGAGCTTGAGGCTCAGCACATTGTACCCAAAGATATTGATGGGGTTGTTACAGATGTAATTGAGGTTGGTGATATCCGTCTTCTGGGCGCTATTGACCGCACCAAAAGAGGCGGTCCGGCCCAGCCGGGAATGAGCATCGGCCATTACAAAATTACTGCCGGCACTTTTGGCGCTGTTGTTAAAGATCGGAAAACAAGAGAACTGCTGATACTTTCCAATAACCATGTTTTGGCCAATTCAAGTAACGGCAGGGATAACCGGGCTAAGATCGGAGACCCGATACTTCTCCCCGGGCCCCATGACGGAGGGCTGATGGATAAGGACTTGATTGGCCGGCTGCATCGGTTTCAGCCGGTAGATAAGACGCTTAACCAATCGTCTTGCCCTAAGGCCGCGGCTGCTGAGTTCTGGGCAAATGTGGCATGCCGGTTTATGGCGCCGCATTATGTAGTCAAGTTTTTGCGCGAATCAAGTACCGGGAATACTATAGATGCTGCATTAGCTAAACCGGAAAACCCGAAAAAGCTTAATGCTGAGCTTCTAGAGATAGGCAAAATAACAGGTGTGGCGGAAGCTGAACCCGGTATGACTATCATAAAAAGCGGTCGCACAACAGGAGTAACCAAGGGGACAGTAAAGGTTGTCAATGCAACTGTATCAGTTGAAATGGGAGACGGTACAGAGGCGGAGTTTCACGACCAGATACTGGCCAGTGAGATGTCACAGGGAGGAGACAGCGGCGCATTGGGAGTTGATGATAAGCGCCGGGCGGTTGGACTTTTGTTCGCCGGCTCAGATAAAGTGACAGTATTTAACAAAATACAAAATGTGATGGATAAAATGGATATAACTTTTTAA